GTGGCCCGACGGGAGAGAATATATGGAGCAACTTCTGGCTGACTCGACCCTGGCGGAGTAGGCGGGATTGAGAATTTCTCCGCGGATGGGGCGGCAGCGACCGTAAATGCTTGAGAACGATTGGAGAAGAAATGTCTGAAAATAAACGAATGGTTCTGAAAATCGCCGGCATGCACTGCAACGGTTGCGCCATGTCCGTAACCCGGGTGCTGAAGAAAGTGACCGGGGTGGTGAGCGCCGAGGTACATCTTTCGTCAAACACGGCGGTGGTGGAAGCGGGAGAGGATGTGACATTGGACGCCCTGACCGCGGCCGTAAAGAAAGCAGGGTACAAGGCAGAGGGGGCATGAGGTCACCGGATTTGATAAGTCGGTTCCTTGATTATGATATATCAGTAATTCAACAGCGCTATTTGTATGCCGCGGCGGTGAAGCTACTTTCGTCAATGCTTCCTCGAAATTTCAAATCGAAAAGCGCCAGCCGCAATAGAAGTCGCGGTCGGTCTCATCAGGAGGGCAGCCCAGACATTCCGTCTTGATGCGCGGGTCGATGGCGCGGGCAAATTCGGTATATTCCACGATGCCGACCGATTTACAGGGGAAGAGGGGAAGGTTCTTCCGCTTCCGTGCCGATTGGACACGGCAATCGACCATTTTGAAGACGAAATAGTTTTGAGTTTCTTCGGTGATAGACTGCTCGTTGAGAAAGGCGTACAGGCGGAACCCGAGCGCTTTCTTGAGGGCCTCCAGTCCGCCGCCTGGAGGGATTTTGTGCCGCTCCATTATCCGCTTGGCTTCGATTCGGGTGAATTCCGCCCAGGCTTCGGTATCGAGCTTGATAGCGGTTGCCATGCTGCATTCTCTTTCGACCGCCTGAAACCAGAGGCCGTCGTGAGCAAGCCAGTTTTTGGCAAAATCGACCAGCATCGCTTCAAGGGTTTCGCGGTCGAGAGATTTTAAATGAGGGTTCATACCATCCTCTCAGATTTCGAGTCATTTTCGCCGGTCGGTCGGCGACGTCGTCTTGGGTCAAAAGGTGAACCGGCTTAAAGAGACGGTCCATTTGTTGAGAGGGAATTTAGCAAAAAATCTTGTTGCATAAAAGAGGCATTTGGATAAATTCTTCTCTATGAGGCGGAAAAGCAGGAGAACTGAATTCGGCGGTATCGATATGGCGCCCCTGAGCCGACTGTCGAACAATGAAAAACGTATGCGGCGGCTTATGTTTCGCCTGCTTCTGATATTATCCGTCATCTTTATCGTCTATGCCGTCTTCAACAGCAACAGCGGCTTTATCCAGATTTACAAACTGAAAAAGGCGCAAAACGAACTAATAGCGACTAATCATCGGTTGCTGGTTAAACTGATGAATGCCGAGATCACCAAGAGAAGACTTCACGACGATATCGGGTATCTGGAATATATCGCCCGCAGCAAGTATAACATGTCGCTTCCCGGCGAAGTAATCTATCGCATAACTGAATAGAGCCGATGCCCCAGGTTCGTTCCGAAGGGATCATCCTCAAAATAGTCAACTGGAAAGAGAACTCGCGGATTGTCACCTTTTTCACCGACAACGCCGGGAGGCAGTCGATAATTGACCGGGGGGGGCGCTCTTTTAGAAGCAAACGGGGGCGGCTGCAGAGTTTCAGCCTTCTGGATATCGGGTATTTCAAGTCGGAAAAATCGGGGACCGGGTATCTCTCCGATGTCGAGCCGCTGGAGCAGTTTTCATTTGAAAAAGAGGGGACTCTGGGTCGTCTGGCATTCGCCTCGGCGGCGCTGGAGATATTAAACGATTTGCTCGCCGAGGATGAGCCGCATCCGGAGCTGTACCATCTGACAGTTCAATTCTTACGGCTTACCGACAGAACGCCAAAGGGGGGGCTATATGGGCTTTTTATCGCTTATTTTCTGAAGACTCTCTCCTATCTGGGGTATCGTCCCAATTTCGCCGGCTGCGTGGCTTGCGGCAGAGGAAAAGAAACGGCCTTGCTGAAAAACGGCGCCTCGGAAAGGGAGTTCTTTCTCTTTTCGCCGGAACGGGGCGGGATAGTCTGCCCGTCTTGCCAAATGATGGGAGAGTATTATATTAGGCTTCAATTTGAGCATCAGGAGATGATTTATAGTCTGCAGACGGCGTCGCTGGCGGAAGCGGCGGCGGTAAGAGTGCGCCTTGGCGATGGTGATGAGATTCTGGAGTTGTTGACGTCGTTTTTTAAGTATCAGACCGAAGCGAAGGAGTTGAAGTCGCTGAAGTTTTTGGAGAAGTTGCGTAAAGCGAAAATATGAATTCCGTCAGGAGAGACTCCTGACGGCGCGAGAAAGTTTTTGGAGAAGTTGAAGAGAGTAGGTCGAAATCCTTCTTAGGTTTCGACATCGATTCCGTCAGAGTCCGCCAGAGGCGGACTGACGGCGCGAGAGAGGATATGAAATATCCTTCACTGTCATTCCCGTGAAGACGGGAATCCAGAACCGGTTCGAAATCCCGCCAGTGGCGGGAGGTTACGACGCCAATTCGTTCAGACTATTTCGAAACTACGGTTTCGACCGGCGAAGAATGTAATTGATTATTGTATAGGATACTGAATGGCAAAGAAAAATCCAAATGACGACAAGATGGAGCGGCTGGTCTCGCTGTGCAAACGGCGCGGTTTTGTCTTTCCCTCATCCGAAATCTACGGCGGACTGAATTCCTGCTGGGATTACGGCCCGCTCGGAGCGGAACTGAAACGGAATATCAAGACCTTCTGGTGGGAGGCGATGACCGCCCGCCGGGATGATATCGAAGGGCTCGATGCCGCGATACTGATGCATCCGCAGGTCTGGGTGACCTCGGGACATGTGGCGGAGTTTCATGACCCGCTGGTCGATTGCAAGAGTTGCAAAGCCCGCTTCCGCGCCGATGATGTCGCGGGGAAGAAGAATTGTCCCAACTGCGGGAACGCGACCCTCACCGACGCTCGTCAGTTCAACCTGATGTTCAAGACCTTTATGGGACCGGTGGAAGATAATTCATCGGTGGTCTATCTCCGTCCCGAAACCGCCCAGGGAATTTATGTCAATTTTCTGAATGTCAAGAATTCCTCGCGGCAGAAGATTCCGTTCGGAATCGCGCAGATTGGGAAGGCGTTTCGCAACGAAATTACGCCGGGGAATTTCATTTTCCGGACCCGCGAGTTCGAGCAGATGGAGATGCAGTTTTTTATCCACCCCTCAGAAGACGAGAAATGGTTTGAGTACTGGCGGGAGCAGCGCTGGAACTGGTATCTGGAGCTGGGGATAAAGAAAGAAAAGATTCGCTGGCATGAGCATGGGCCCGGCGAACTGGCGCATTATGCCAAAAAGGCGTACGATATCGAATATGAGTTTCCTTTCGGCTGGAAAGAGCTGGAAGGGATTCATAACCGGACCGACTTTGACCTCTCGCGTCATCAGCAGGCGACCGGAAAAGACTTGACCTATTTTGACCAGCGGTTCACCGAGAAATTTGTCCCTTTTATCATAGAGACCTCGGCCGGCTGCGACAGAACATTGCTGACGGTGTTGATTGATGCCTATGACGAGGACTCCTCAAGAGGAGAAAAGAGCTCGGTGCTTCGCTTCTCCCCCAGAATTGCGCCGATAAAAGCGGCGGTCTTCCCACTTGTCAATAAGGACGGGATGCCGGAGATTGCCGAGAAGATTTTTCATGACCTCAAGAAAAAATTCAAGGTTTTCTATGACGATTCCGGGTCGGTGGGACGTCGGTACGCCCGGATGGATGAGGCCGGGTGTCCGTTCTGCATTACCGTTGACGGGCAGACCAAGGAGGATGAGACGGTGACGATTCGCGACCGGGATACAATGGTGCAGGAGCGTTACAAGATAGCGGAGCTGGAGGATATAATAGGAAAGAAGATAGGTTAGGACAGAGGTAAGCATAGTTTCAAAACCCAGGAGTTATTTTTACCTGCTCGGCTGACAGTGGTTGAAATCACAACCTTAAAATGAGGACACAATGAAATTTCTCCGTCAATTCCAAGCAATTATCTTTCTGATGCTTCTGGTATGCCCATCATGTCTACGGGCGCAGGAGAATGTAACAACAACAGATGACCCTTACCTCTGGCTGGAAGAAGTACAAGGGGATAAGGCGCTGGATTGGGTGAAGAGCCATGATGAGGCGACCATGCAGGCGTTCCAGAATGACACCAATTTCCTAAGTTTCCAGAAAGAAGCGCTCAAGATTCTCAATGCCGACGACCGGATACCATACGGCTCCTACCGTGGAGGATATATCTACAATTTCTGGCAGGACGAAGAACATGTGCGAGGAATATTGAGGCGGACGACGCTGGTGGAGTATAAGAAGACAGAACCGGAGTGGGAAACGCTTCTCGACATCGACAAATTGAATCAAGACGAAGGGAAAAGCTGGGTGTACGCCGGCTCGTACAGCGTGCCGCCGGCATACGACAGGTGTCTGGTGATGCTTTCTGACGGCGGGCGGGATGCGGTTCAGATTCGCGAGTTAGATTACAGCACCAGGAGTTTCGTGAAGGATGGTTTCTATCTTCCGGTTGCCAAGAGCGGCGCACTCTGGCTTGACAGCAACACGCTTATTATCGACACCGATTTCGGTCCGGGATCTCTGACCGAATCAGGGTATCCCAGGATTGTCAAACTCTGGAAGAGAGGGACGACTCTGCCAGAGGCGGTGACTTTACTGGAAGGGGAAGAGACCGATGTTAGCGCTTCGGCTTATGTCGTGCATCGACCGGAAGGGAATGTCATGTATGTCAGCCGCAATGTTTCTTTCTGGGAATCGAAGCGATGGCTGGTCGATGAGAAGATGGAGAAGACTGAAATCCCGATACCAGATGACGCCGAAATCGAGACATTCTTCAAGGGGTATATGATAGTTAGACTGTTTTCCGATTGGCTGGGATTTCAGGAAGGGTCCCTGATCGCCTTGAAAACAAGCGACTTGAGTGCAGAAGACATGCAATCGAGGATTGAGCTAATTTATGCACCGGATGAGATAAGCACTATCAAGGGAGTCTCGACGAGCGAGGATTACCTGTTAGTCTCAATATTGAATAATGTGAAAGGGAAACTCCTCTATTTCAAATTACCCGTGACCGGTGAAAGACAGTGGAGAAAGGGGGAGGTGAGACTTCCCGAGGCCGGGTCGATAGGGGTTCAGTCGACCAATAATTTCACCAATATCGTATTGGTCACTTATGAGGATTTCCTCTCGCCAACAAAGCTGTATCTATTGCAGGATCCGGAGTCGAATCCGGAAGAGATAAAATCGCTGCCAGATTGGTTTGACGCGGCGAATATGCAGGTGGCTCAGTATGAAGCGAAGAGCAAAGATGGGACGATAATACCATACTTTCTGGTCTCGAAGAAAGACTTAAGCCTCAATTCCCAGAATCCAACTCTTCTTTACGGCTACGGTGGCTTCCGGAGCTCCCAAACGCCTTACTATTCAAGAATGCAAGGCAAATTCTGGCTTGAAAAGGGCGGGGTATTTGCGCTGGCAAACATCAGAGGGGGCGGTGAATTCGGCCCGAAATGGCACAAGGCGGCATTATTGGAGAACAGGCAGAAATCGTTCGATGACTTCATCGCCGTGGCGGAAGACTTGATAGCCCGAAAAATCACATCGCCGAGAAATCTGGGGATAATGGGCGGGAGCAACGGGGGATTGCTGGTTGGAGCGGTCTTCACGCAAAGACCGGAGTTATTCAATGCGATCGTCTGCCAGGTCCCGCTACTGGATATGATTAGGTATACGAAACTGGGAGCGGGAGCGTCCTGGGTGGGAGAGTACGGCGACCCGGCAATACCGGAGCAGAGAGCCTTTATCGAGAGATATTCACCGTATCAAAACCTTAAACCGGGAGTGAAGTATCCGCAAGCGCTATTCGTAACATCGACATTGGACGACCGGGTTCATCCGGGACATGCCCGGAAGATGGCGGCGCGAATGGAGGAGCTCGGTAATCAGGTCTATTTCTATGAAGAGACCGAAGGGGGACATGGCGCCTCGGCGGATAATATTCAACGGGCGAAACGGCATGCGCTGGAGTATTCTTACCTCGTGCGGATGCTATTCAATTAAGCAGCCAAAGAGGAAAATGTCCCCTCAATCTCCGACATTAACAGGAGACTGAGGGGATTTTCATTGTTCCCGAATTTCATATGGTCAGCCAGAAATCGCGGGGGTAGAGATATAGAATCGTTGCATTCGATTCTGCTTGCCTAATCGGGATTAATATATATTATAAAAATTAGAGGAGCGAATTTTGGATTCCGGCTTCGGGGGCAAGAGATGGAGGAATATGGATTACAGTCGAGATAGATTGCTTCGAGAAGCAGAGGAATTGATGGCGCTTGCCGGCTCGTCGAGCAGCCTGGAGGTTGTGCGCGAGCGGCTTTTTGGCCGGGTTACTCGATATCAGTTCGATGTTTTTGACGAGAGACATCTTCCAACAATAAATAATATCGTTCGGGTTCGCGACTGCGCCCGGGCGATGCGCTCCATACTGAGGATTCAGTCAGACCGCATGGCCGGTTTCAGTGTCACGCGGGCGCTTATGGACATCAGCAATGGCAAGCCACGGCCCGACCTGGGGCCCGGATTTTATGCCGAGTTGATTCATATGGTGCAGGGGATGCAGGGACGCGGCCCGGGACTGGCGCCATCAGATTTTGTCCGCCGTCAGAAGCTAACCGGCCGCCGCGCCGCCATCGCCCGTTCACGCGAACTTGACCGGGTCTGGATGAAGGTAGGGGCTTTCATGGCGCGATACCGTCATGGGCTGGAGGAATCCACAATTGAGATACGCAACAACAGGAGAGACAAGATTCGCGCGGTTCTGGGGGGAACGCTGAAGGAATGGTATGACTGGCGCTGGCAGGTGAAAAAAGTTGTCAGGGACATTAGTCTTCTCCGAAAGCTGGTTCCGCTGAGTGAAGAAGAAGAGGCGAATATCGCAGCGGCTTTAAGGGCTCGTCTTCCCTTTGGAGTAACTCCTTATTACCTATCGCTGATGGATCATCAAGGATATGACCACGCCATTCGCGCGCAGGTCTTTCCGCCATCGGATTATGTCGAGATAATGGGGGCAAACCGGGGAAAAAGAGAGTGCGCCTTTGATTTTATGCTGGAGCAGGATACGTCGCCGGTAGATTTAGTGACACGGCGGTATCCTTCCATTGTGATATTGAAACCGTACAATACCTGTCCGCAGATATGCGTTTACTGCCAGCGGAATTGGGAGATTGAGACAGCCATGGCGCCCGGTTCGCTGGCGCCATCACAGAAAATAAAGCGGGCGCTACGATGGATTAAGGCGCATCCGGCAATAAATGAAGTTCTGATAACCGGAGGCGACCCGCTGGCGTTAAACGACCGGACAATCGAGGCAATTCTCAAGCAGGTGTCGGAAATTGACTCGATTGAGCATATTCGTATCGGCTCGCGTACTCCCGTGACCATGCCGATGCGT
The genomic region above belongs to Candidatus Zixiibacteriota bacterium and contains:
- a CDS encoding heavy metal-associated domain-containing protein, with the translated sequence MSENKRMVLKIAGMHCNGCAMSVTRVLKKVTGVVSAEVHLSSNTAVVEAGEDVTLDALTAAVKKAGYKAEGA
- a CDS encoding DUF6125 family protein; translated protein: MNPHLKSLDRETLEAMLVDFAKNWLAHDGLWFQAVERECSMATAIKLDTEAWAEFTRIEAKRIMERHKIPPGGGLEALKKALGFRLYAFLNEQSITEETQNYFVFKMVDCRVQSARKRKNLPLFPCKSVGIVEYTEFARAIDPRIKTECLGCPPDETDRDFYCGWRFSI
- a CDS encoding septum formation initiator family protein; its protein translation is MRRKSRRTEFGGIDMAPLSRLSNNEKRMRRLMFRLLLILSVIFIVYAVFNSNSGFIQIYKLKKAQNELIATNHRLLVKLMNAEITKRRLHDDIGYLEYIARSKYNMSLPGEVIYRITE
- the recO gene encoding DNA repair protein RecO, whose product is MPQVRSEGIILKIVNWKENSRIVTFFTDNAGRQSIIDRGGRSFRSKRGRLQSFSLLDIGYFKSEKSGTGYLSDVEPLEQFSFEKEGTLGRLAFASAALEILNDLLAEDEPHPELYHLTVQFLRLTDRTPKGGLYGLFIAYFLKTLSYLGYRPNFAGCVACGRGKETALLKNGASEREFFLFSPERGGIVCPSCQMMGEYYIRLQFEHQEMIYSLQTASLAEAAAVRVRLGDGDEILELLTSFFKYQTEAKELKSLKFLEKLRKAKI
- a CDS encoding glycine--tRNA ligase; protein product: MAKKNPNDDKMERLVSLCKRRGFVFPSSEIYGGLNSCWDYGPLGAELKRNIKTFWWEAMTARRDDIEGLDAAILMHPQVWVTSGHVAEFHDPLVDCKSCKARFRADDVAGKKNCPNCGNATLTDARQFNLMFKTFMGPVEDNSSVVYLRPETAQGIYVNFLNVKNSSRQKIPFGIAQIGKAFRNEITPGNFIFRTREFEQMEMQFFIHPSEDEKWFEYWREQRWNWYLELGIKKEKIRWHEHGPGELAHYAKKAYDIEYEFPFGWKELEGIHNRTDFDLSRHQQATGKDLTYFDQRFTEKFVPFIIETSAGCDRTLLTVLIDAYDEDSSRGEKSSVLRFSPRIAPIKAAVFPLVNKDGMPEIAEKIFHDLKKKFKVFYDDSGSVGRRYARMDEAGCPFCITVDGQTKEDETVTIRDRDTMVQERYKIAELEDIIGKKIG
- a CDS encoding prolyl oligopeptidase family serine peptidase, with translation MKFLRQFQAIIFLMLLVCPSCLRAQENVTTTDDPYLWLEEVQGDKALDWVKSHDEATMQAFQNDTNFLSFQKEALKILNADDRIPYGSYRGGYIYNFWQDEEHVRGILRRTTLVEYKKTEPEWETLLDIDKLNQDEGKSWVYAGSYSVPPAYDRCLVMLSDGGRDAVQIRELDYSTRSFVKDGFYLPVAKSGALWLDSNTLIIDTDFGPGSLTESGYPRIVKLWKRGTTLPEAVTLLEGEETDVSASAYVVHRPEGNVMYVSRNVSFWESKRWLVDEKMEKTEIPIPDDAEIETFFKGYMIVRLFSDWLGFQEGSLIALKTSDLSAEDMQSRIELIYAPDEISTIKGVSTSEDYLLVSILNNVKGKLLYFKLPVTGERQWRKGEVRLPEAGSIGVQSTNNFTNIVLVTYEDFLSPTKLYLLQDPESNPEEIKSLPDWFDAANMQVAQYEAKSKDGTIIPYFLVSKKDLSLNSQNPTLLYGYGGFRSSQTPYYSRMQGKFWLEKGGVFALANIRGGGEFGPKWHKAALLENRQKSFDDFIAVAEDLIARKITSPRNLGIMGGSNGGLLVGAVFTQRPELFNAIVCQVPLLDMIRYTKLGAGASWVGEYGDPAIPEQRAFIERYSPYQNLKPGVKYPQALFVTSTLDDRVHPGHARKMAARMEELGNQVYFYEETEGGHGASADNIQRAKRHALEYSYLVRMLFN
- a CDS encoding KamA family radical SAM protein encodes the protein MDYSRDRLLREAEELMALAGSSSSLEVVRERLFGRVTRYQFDVFDERHLPTINNIVRVRDCARAMRSILRIQSDRMAGFSVTRALMDISNGKPRPDLGPGFYAELIHMVQGMQGRGPGLAPSDFVRRQKLTGRRAAIARSRELDRVWMKVGAFMARYRHGLEESTIEIRNNRRDKIRAVLGGTLKEWYDWRWQVKKVVRDISLLRKLVPLSEEEEANIAAALRARLPFGVTPYYLSLMDHQGYDHAIRAQVFPPSDYVEIMGANRGKRECAFDFMLEQDTSPVDLVTRRYPSIVILKPYNTCPQICVYCQRNWEIETAMAPGSLAPSQKIKRALRWIKAHPAINEVLITGGDPLALNDRTIEAILKQVSEIDSIEHIRIGSRTPVTMPMRITPQLVAMLRKYIFPLKRTISLVTHIEHPYEITPELATAVNILRNAGIPVYNQQVFTFYNSRRFETALLRRLLRNIGVEPYYLFNAKGKSETRQYIVPIARLLQEVNEEARLLPGLSRTDEPVYNVPGLGKNYLRARQHRDLVSILPDGSRVYEFHPWDRNLAERKNYVGIDASIFSYLERLKETGEDIEEYETIWYYY